The proteins below come from a single Oceaniferula flava genomic window:
- a CDS encoding lipid A deacylase LpxR family protein — MKLRPMIQPAAAGVLALLSQPLLAQSESVSTTTGEIIEPVSADLIGGIDPHFQLEGPIATADAGYLTFFLDNDLFGGTDENYTNGARLSWITEGKPAIDIPFVQDNLHRFSGGSESLNWMRKIWGFRHPAQIEYSYGFALSQLMFTPATREALVPPEGERPYAGWAGLGFSLHARDAHAQNSVEIAIGVVGPASYAQETQDFIHDLRDFDKFQGWDSQIPNEITLNLYFNQRRRIESLHKIQLPMDLKVDGFTETGYALGNFRTDARIGFLVRAGWNLPVEFADPRLSATAHTQRLYSGAGNSNKWSLYGLLGAQATGVLHDITLDGPLFRNYDTNVDREPFVAELYAGFGVRYSDLEFSYVHTYRTKTFETQDKNQSFGSLAIRLRF, encoded by the coding sequence ATGAAGCTACGTCCCATGATCCAGCCCGCCGCCGCGGGAGTTCTCGCCTTGCTCAGCCAACCACTGCTCGCGCAGAGTGAATCGGTATCGACCACCACTGGTGAGATCATCGAGCCGGTGTCGGCGGATTTGATCGGCGGCATCGACCCGCATTTTCAGCTGGAAGGACCCATTGCGACGGCTGATGCCGGCTACCTGACGTTTTTCCTGGATAACGATTTGTTTGGCGGCACGGATGAGAACTACACCAACGGCGCCCGACTATCATGGATCACCGAGGGCAAGCCGGCGATCGATATTCCCTTCGTTCAGGACAACCTGCACCGCTTCAGTGGTGGCAGTGAGAGCTTGAACTGGATGCGCAAGATTTGGGGTTTCCGCCACCCGGCGCAGATCGAATACAGCTACGGCTTCGCGCTCAGTCAGCTGATGTTCACCCCGGCCACGCGCGAAGCGCTGGTGCCTCCCGAGGGCGAGCGTCCCTATGCCGGCTGGGCGGGTCTCGGGTTTTCCCTGCACGCCCGCGATGCCCACGCACAGAACTCGGTGGAAATTGCCATCGGTGTGGTCGGTCCGGCGTCCTACGCGCAGGAAACGCAGGATTTCATTCACGACCTGCGGGATTTTGACAAGTTCCAAGGCTGGGACAGCCAGATCCCCAACGAGATCACGCTGAACCTCTACTTTAACCAACGCCGCCGGATCGAAAGCCTGCACAAGATTCAGCTGCCAATGGATCTGAAAGTGGACGGTTTTACCGAAACCGGATACGCGCTCGGCAACTTCCGCACCGATGCCCGGATTGGCTTTCTCGTGCGTGCCGGGTGGAACTTGCCGGTGGAGTTTGCCGATCCCCGCTTATCTGCCACCGCTCACACCCAGCGCCTCTACAGTGGCGCGGGCAATAGCAACAAGTGGTCGCTCTACGGCTTGCTCGGTGCCCAGGCCACCGGCGTGCTGCATGACATCACCTTGGACGGCCCCTTGTTCCGCAACTACGATACCAATGTCGACCGCGAACCTTTTGTCGCCGAGCTCTATGCCGGCTTTGGCGTGCGCTACTCGGATCTCGAGTTCAGCTACGTGCACACCTACCGCACCAAGACCTTCGAAACGCAGGATAAAAACCAATCGTTTGGCTCGCTGGCCATCCGTCTTCGTTTCTAA